The DNA segment ACTAGCAATGACAAAGTCTTCTTTTACTATGTCAATTTTGCCGGCCTCCAACTTGGACAAGTCGAGCAAATCGTTTACCAGAGCCATAAGATTTTGAGCAGCAGTCTGAATGTGTTGTGCTGTTTCCTGCACTTCCCCCTCTGTCTCAAGGGTCAAAAGCTCACTTAGGCCAAGTACACCACTCATCGGCGTACGGATTTCGTGGCTGATATTAGCAACAAACTGTGACTTGAGTTCATTAGCCCGCACCGCTTCTAGCCTCGCTGCATCGAGCTGGGCAGTGCGTTCTTTCACTTTCTGCTCTAATTTTTCGGCGGCATTGCGAGAGTCTTCTATGTCTGTATTGATACCAATCCACTTAACAAGTTTGCCATCAGCATCAAACATCGGCCGCACTCTTGTAATAAACCAGCGATAGTTGCCGTCCTTGCTCTTTAGCGGAAACTGCATCTCAAAAGGAGTCTTTGTCTCAAGAGAGTGCGTCCAGTTCTTCACCACTTCTTCTAAATAATCGGGATGATGCACTTCTTCCCAATTCCAGCCGTGCATCTGCCCCCACGCACCTCCGACGTATTCGTACCAACCTTTGTTAAAGAAGTCGATACTGCCATCAGGCTCAGCAGTCCAACCCAGTTGCGGCATAAAATCAAATAGCGACTTAAATTGTGCTTCGCTTACTTTGAGGCGCTCCACTGCTTCGGACAACTCTCGAGTGCGTTCGTCCACCTGACGCTGCATCTCCAGCTCTGAGCTGGCTAGTTTTTTATTTGCTTCCGCGAGTTCTTGATTGGCTACTTCTAGATCTTTTGGACTGCGCAGCTTAAGTGCTTTAGGAATAATCGGCAAAAGCAAAAAGGCAGTGAGCAATGAAATTATCGCTGTCAGTAAATCTAGTCCGGCTTCTATCCAGTAAAGTGGCTGGAATAAAGTGAGAATCTTGGCCAGATGTGTCATGCCACAAGACAAAATAAAAGCCGCAAAAAGCTTGAACATATAGGGATATGGCAAATCTTTTTTTGTGCCGACAAAATATCTAAGCGCGATTGGAATAGCAAAATAAGCCAGAGCGATGCCAATATTTGCGGCAATCATCACTGTCAAAAGTGGACCATCCCACTTGAGACAGTAACCGTGAGGCATAAAGCCATTGGTCATAGCATTCCAAAAATCCATTTAGTTAAGACACCAGTGTTTGACCTGGCAAAGCCAGAGTACCCGCATCTAATGCTGTAAAGACAAACTTTTTGTCAGCGCCTATCGAGACATGGCCCCAGGGTGTACCATGCTCATGATCAAAGACCACAAGCATGTTTTCTTGCACGGCCCGCGCTAACCACTCCGACTTTATATCGCAACTAGCCAGAGGATAGTGGTCATAACCCATCACCCAGGGCGGCGACAGGTGTGCCTTAGTCGGCAAAATATCGGCAAAATAAACGCCTTTATTGTCTCCCGAATAAAAATAAACGACCTGATGATGCGAGGTGTGACCACCGGTTATACGTACATGTACACCAGGCACTATCTCGCTGTCGCCGTCGACAAACTGAATTTGACCATGATCCATAAGTGGCACAAAATCATCAGGGCGATAACTCGCTCTGGCTCTAGCATTGGCCTTAAAAGCAAAGTCCCATTCACCTTTTTGCACAACGTATTTAGCATTAGGGTAGGTGGGCACAAGCTTTTCGTCGACCAGCCTGACTGCACCACCAACATGGTCAAAATGCAGATGCGAAATAATCACATAATCAATTTGCTCAGCAGTAAGCGCCAAATCACTTAGCACCATATCCGGTGCATTAATTGTCTTCAAGTCATAGCGCTCACGCTCTTTGTCGGTCCAGCGGTCACCCATGCCGGTTTCAACCAGGATTTTATGACTACCTGTATCAATCAAAAGTAAATTGCAAGACATGAGCACTCGGTTTTCAGAGTCCACTTCACTGGTCTTGGCCCAGAGTGTCTTAGGTACAACGCCAAACATCGCCCCGCCATCAAGACGCAGGGTGCTTTCGCGGATTACGTGGATATTAAAGTGGCCAAACTGCATCACCATATCTTACTTACTAATGCCTCACTGTTGCGCTATATTAGTCATAACAAAAGCTTATAGAGCACTAATCATCGCAATACTTTCCGGCAAAACACCAATGGACACAGTAGCTCGCTAATCGATCCAGTGGCTCATTACAAAGGATTAAGTGATAAGGCATCGGACATTACCAGTCATAACGCTCTTACTGTTGTGCTACACCGGTCTGCCAGGCTTATGCCAGGACAGTCATGAGCTAAAACAAAGCATCCTGAGGACAGCGGCTCACTCTTGTGGCAAAAAAATGTGGTCCGGCTTTGGTCTTAGCAAAGGCACTCTAGGCTGTGCTGCCGCCCTATCCAATGTCCTCAACAAAGCTGGTCTAAAATGCAAAGGATCAGCTGTGGTAGTGGTCCTGCGCAAACAGATACTGACACACCCTGGTACAAAAGAAATACTGATCAAAAACAGCAGTGCCTACGGTGTTGATAAAAACATACTGGCACGTAAATCTGAGCCTGGCGACTTGATCTTTGGCTATATGCTACCGGTAAGCCAGCCCAATCTCGGTGGCAACGCACACTGCGGTGTGGTCTCAGACAAAGGTACAGTCATGGGTAACGACTGGAATGATGGCATCTGGAAGCAAGTAGATGTAGACCAGTATTTTAGCTTTTACAGATACGTCTATCTGATTAAGCCGCAATAGTCAAAAATCCACACTCACCACTGGTGGTGTCGACTATTGCTTACTCAGTACAAAAGTACCGCCGCCAACGCCTGCCAGAGTCTTTTTAGCGGCTCCTGTGCCGCGTATCGCATAAGAACTTTTGACACCACAGCTATCGACAATTACGCTGTATTCCACCTGACCTTCGCGGTCAAGTGTCTCAGGAGATGCCAGTCTGGCTACGCCAACATTAGTGACAACACCTTTTATTATTGGCTCAGCATGATTGGTATATGGATTGACTGGCTCAAAGCCGGCTTTGCCTGCCATAGGATTGCCGCCAGGCAAGTAGGAGAGAAAAGCTGCGTCACTTGGTCCATCTGGATAAGCGCCGCCATGGTCTGTGGCAAAAGACTCTGCCGCGATTTGAGCAGTACGCATATTGGCTCTTACTGCCGCTTCACGTGCTTTATCCTGACCACTGATCAAATTAGGTAAAGCAATTGCACCAAGCACAAAAATAATAAACAAAAGCAATACCGTCTCAATTGCGGTAAGCCCCTGACTGGTGCGGCTATGCTTAATTTGGATTGAAGTTTTGACTGCCATAATTTGACCCTTATGCCTGGCATATTATCGCTTTTATTAGCCCAAAAGTCATATCACCCAAGTTGGATCAATTAAGCTCATAATCAAGATCATTGAGAGCATGACGGGCTTTGTCGCGAATATCCTTATTGCCAGCATTTTTGAAAACAACAAGCCACAATTTAATCAGCTGTTCTCTCGCCCGCTGACGCACCTTGGGAGGTTCGTTAGAGCGGTAAATATAGTCCCAGGTGCGGATTTCTTTTATTACCGACGGTATCTTTAGGGCCAAAATTTTGGCTTGACCGCCGATCCAGTGCGGGGCTTCAGGAAAACGTGCAGCCATCAAATAGTACTTGGCCGCCTCACTCTCATTGTGAGCAAAAAGATACTGATTGAGACCGGCAATATAAGGGATGTACCAGTTGTTTGGATTGGCAGCGATGCCACGCTTGAGTATTTTGTCGGCCAGATCCGGCCTGCCCTGATCCGCTCCCACACTAAAGGCTGTAAACCAATAAGCCTGCGCAAAATGCGGATCAAGAGAAGTAATTAAATCGAGATACTCAGAGCAAAGGGCGTATTTATCGAGAGCGCGGCCTTGTCCATCGCCTTCGTAGTTGATAAAGGAGAGCCAATAAAAGTCAGAGAGAAGCTGATCGTACCCAAGTGACCAGGCATGAGAATTGGCCGCTGTCGGTATGCGGAAGTCATTAAACTGCTCTAGATGCTCAAACGCCCGACCAGAAATGGCCGAGCGTGAGAAGTAAACAATGGAACCCGCAATAAGCACCACTGCTAATTTTGGCAAGAGGTTTTGCGATTTGCTGAGCAATATTACTGATTAGAGAGGATCAAAGTACCACCATTAGCACCAGATAGTGCTTGTTTGGACTTACCAGCACCGCGTACTGCATAGCTGCTCTTAGCGCCGTTGGCGTCTGTCACCAGACTGTACTCGATACTGCCAGCATTGCCAGCGATGGTGCCAGGTGCAGCTGTACGTGTAGCCTGCACGTCACTCACGCCTCCGGCCACGATGGCTTCAGGTGCGTTAGTGAATGGGTTAACGGGGTTTTTGCCGGCAGTGTTGTTACCACCAGAGCTGCCGCCTGGCAGATACGACAAATATCCGGCATCAGTGGCGCTGGGCGGATAACTACCAGCATTATCAGTGGCATAAGACTCAGCGGCAATCTGAGCAGTACGCATATTGGCTTTAACTGACGCTTCCCGGGCTTTATCCTGGGCGCCAATAAAGTTTGGTAGCGCAATTGCTGCCAGGATACCAATGATGATCACCACAACGAGAAGCTCAATTAGGGTGAAGCCTTGATTTGAACGCCCCCTGGTTGGTTTTCTCAAACGATTTCGGCTTTGCGATGACATAAATTCAATCCCTCAAATGTGCGCCATTTCATCTTAACCTGGATGCCCCCTAAAAACGACATGATTAACACCAGGTTTGATTAGGTATTTTCTTCCCATTATGTTTACAAAAATAACAAATAGACAAAGCAAAAGCCGCCCGGAATGACCCTTGGCGGCTTAACAATGCTTTACATGCCAACTCTGTCTAAATTAGACAGTGGCTAGCTCTTTTTCGACGACCTTTGTCTCATGTTTATGACGGTCATGGACCACTTTACGTGGGCGTCTCAGGTGATCCATAAACTTGCGGTGAGCAAGTGTATCGATATGAGATTGAGATGTTTTGTCCGGTACTGAGAGGACAAACTCTGTGCCATCCTCAATTTTGGGCTGTTGGTTGTGTTTGCCTACCAAGTAGAGGTAGCCACCGCGAGTCGAATATACATAATGAATCATGCCGCCTGCCTTTCTAATGCTCTTAGATGCCTTAAGTTATGCCGCGAAGAAAACTGGATCGAGAAAACTTTTCTGAGACCTTTATCACTTACCACACGCTCGAAGTGTAATGGCATTTGCCTCAAATGTACACCAGGAAATACTAAGGGCGGACCTATGTTTCAAAGTGAAAAATAAGATTGTCTGAACAATTCGCGTCTTAGTGCGTTACCGGATTCGTAGTTTCACCACCGACATCGGCATGATTAGCCGATTGCGGAGTTTCGTCCAGAGATGACGCGCCTTCTTGGAGTGCACTTAATTTATTTGCCAGGTCGTCACCGATGATGATTGTCACAGAGCTTTCGATATCTCCAGCAGATACATTCACCACTTCTCCTATATTACCCAGGTCACTCTTTACTAAACTGGCATCTTCTGGATTTGCCTTCTGGGCGATGATTCGCGTTCTTTTGACGGGGTCTGATAACTCTAAGAGTGCTTTTTGCACGACCACATTGCGGTAACCTTTTTTGCCGAGCAAACCGGCTAATTTGAAGCCCATGCCTTGGATTGAGCTGGCATTGCTGATTGCCACCCTGATATCATCCCTGGTGGTCTCAACAAAGCTGGCGCCATTGAGACGTGCCACCATGCGACGCACTTCTTTGTCGGTAACATCCCAATCTCCAGATGCCGAAAAATTACCTGGCATCATCGATAGTACCTGATTTGACTTAGGCACAGAACGCACAAAGTTAGCCATAGTCATGATTTGCTCAGCATTTAAATCAGTATAGATGTACTTTTGAGCGATCTCTATAAGCTTGGGAATATGAGGCCAGGACTCAGGTCGCAGCGCCTTGTCAAGTACCGCTCTGATAAATATCTGTTGTCTTGTTACTCGTCCAATGTCACCCAGAGCATCATGGCGGAAGCGCACAAAGCCCATGGCTTGATTGCCAGTGAGGGTATGTACGCCAGGCTCCAGATCAATTTTGAGTTTGGCAGTCCAGTCCATGTACTGCATCTTCTTGGGAACCTCAACAGTGATGCCACCAAGCTCATTGACGAGGTCAACGAGACCATGGACGTTAATCACGACATAGTGATCAATAGGTATATTGAGAAACTGGCTTACAGTCTGCACCGCCAGAGGTGGTCCACCAATGGCATTGGCAGCATTGATTTTTTGCACGCCCTGCCCGGGGATACGCACTGACGTATCACGAGGTATAGATATCACTCTAAAACTATTTGCAATAGGATCAAGCCGGCTCACCATAATGGTGTCAGAGCGACCGGTAAAAGCGTCTTTATCAGCTTTAAGATGGCGTCCTGAATCCGAATAGACCACGTCAACACCGAGCAGCAGTACGGTGGAAGGCTCACGTAGCGAAGCTAGACGGAGCTGTGGTGGAATCAGTTGCGGCCTGGTGGCGAGGGTAGCAAAGTACGCCCCTCCCACGCCCAGCAAGGCGCAAGCGATAAAAATTAAAAGCCAATGGGATAGTTTCAAGCTATCTACGGGTCCCCAAACTCTGGGCTATTATACGTTGTGACGGTAGATGTTTATGAAAGCAGATAAGGATAGATGCAGTCTAATAAGCTTCCTGAGAAAATTTTGGCAATTAACTTTGGCGGAATCGGCGATGAGATCTTGTTTTTGCCGACTCTAAAAGAAGTTAAGCAGCTTTTGCCCAAGAGTCACGTCGCTTTACTTTTGGAGCCGCGCTCGCGCTCTGTTGCTGAAGTGACCGATTTAGTGGATGAAGTTGTCTGCTTTGACATAAAAAAACGCCCACTTTTGCCTGGTGACTATCTAAAACTTTTGCAGTTGACCAGGGCTGGCAAATACGATCTAGTTATCTCCTCGGGTTCATCTCCCATGGTGGCAATGCTTTTGTTTGGTTCGGGCATACCGGTAAGAATCGGCTACGATGCTGGCTCGCCCGTCAAAGCACTGCTAACTCATCCAGTCAAACTGGACAAAGAACAATACGCCGGCAATATGTATCACGACCTCTGTCAGGGCTTGAGGCACTATCTAGACTCTCTCAAAATTGGCGCTTTGCTGAGACAACCTGACAATAAAGGACTCTTGCAAATACCGCAGGCAACAGTAAAGCCAGACTCGCGTAAGCGCATGACTGAGGTACTGGCTGAGGAAGAACACAAATTGCAAGAGCGGCTCAGTGCTCGCGGTAATACCACAAGCGGTGGCGCTGTAAAAAAAGTACTCTTGCATCCTGGCACCAGTAGACTGGCAGTACAAAAGGGCATAATCAAGCACTGGCCCGGTGAGAGCTGGCTTGAGCTAATACGCAAATTGCTCAGTAGCGAGACCGGTCAACCAGTCCAAATCATCCTGGCCGGTGGACCAGACGACGAAGAAGTAATGAAAGATTTGATGCAAGCACTCGGTGATGAAGCCCAGCGCATTATCAATTTTTATGGCAAAACAAAGAGCCTGGCTGACCTGGCGGCATTAATAGAACTATCTGATTTGATGGTTTGCGTGGACTCTGCGCCAATGCATATTGCTGTTGGGCTAAACAAAAAAGTGGTGGCACTATTTGGGCCAACAGATCCGGCCAAACTAATTCCCAATCAAAAACACTTTTGTGCTCTGGCTGACAATGCCGAGCCTAGGGCTTTGTTAGACGGGCTTGGCGTTCGGCTTCTTCCCGATACTGTCTACCGGTCTTCGCTGGATCTACTGAGGGCAGACTGAGTCCAATCAAGCTCTCATCAAAGTGTTCTTTGATTACTTTGTCCATCTCGGTGCCACCATCCTCGGTGAGCGCCAGGAGAGCATTAACAACATTAGGGTCAAACTGTGTGCCAGCAAGCTTTTTAAGCTCTTCGATAGCGCGCACATGACCAATGGCGTTGCGATAAGGACGATCTGTTGTCATGGCATCATAGGCATCAGAGACCAGGATGATACGAGCACCAATGGGGATGGTTTCACCACTCAGTCCATCTGGATAGCCGTTGCCGTCGTAGTACTCATGATGGTGTTTGACATACTCACGAGCCCGCTTGAGCCCCTTGAGGTCGCCTATAATCTCGGCCGACTTAACTGGATGGCGCGACATGATTGATTTTTCTTCTTCGGTCAACTTGTCTGGCTTCCACAAAATAGACTCAGGCACGCCAATTTTGCCGATGTCATGGAGGATGCCGCCCAGCTCCAGGTCTCGCAAGTGCTCATCGGTCAAACCCAGTTGACGGCCAATCAAAACAGCAATACGACTGACTCGCAGACTGTGACCAGCGGTGTAATCACACTTGGCATCAAGGGCATCAGCCAGAGCGCGGATAGTACCGACCGATAGCATCTCTAGCTCGCTTAGGGCGCCAGACAGCTCTACCACCAGTTTGTCATTGCTTTCTTTTAGTTCAAAAGCTTCAAGAGCGCGCTTGACCGTGAGTTTAAGCTCATCGGCATCCCAGGGCTTGGGAATGTACTTATAAACATGACCGGCGTTAATGGCGTCAATCAGGGCTTGAACATCGGTATAGCCAGTGAGCAAAATCTTGATGGCATCAGGACGGATTTTAAGAGATTCTTCCAGGAGCTGCACACCGGTCATAGCAGGCATGCGCTGGTCGGTGATGATCAAGCTGATATTTTCTTTTTGCAGTATCGCCACTGCCTCTTCGCCGCCAGTGGCCTCAAGGATGTCGTGATCGGGCGAGAGCACTCTGCGCAAAAGCCTCAGGTTAGGCACTTCGTCATCGACAACAAGTATTTTGTGACGTCGCATTTAATGTGTTACCTCGGTGTCATCACTTTGCCTTTTGGCAGTCAAAGGCACACGTATAAAAAAGGTTGTGCCCTTGCCCATCTCACTGGTAAACCAGATCTGCCCGCCATGCCGCTCGATTATGCTATGGCAGATAGACAAACCAAGCCCGGTCCCCTGACCAACTGGCTTCGTCGTGAAGAATGGATCAAAGATTTTACTCTGAACCTCCGGCTTAATACCACCCCCGCAATCGCTTATTTCCACAAGTACAGTGGACCCCTCTGCCTTGCCCTGCACCTTAAGCAAGGGGTTTGGCACATTTTGCATAGCCTGGGCGGCGTTTGAGAGCAGATTCATCCAGACTTGATTGAGCTGACCGGGATAGCAAAGTACTTGAGGCACGCCTTCAAAGTTAATCTCAACTGGGATTTTGTCCCGTCCGTAATATTGCGAGAGGATTTTGAGCGTGGACTCGATACCTTCGGCAATAGAGGCTTCTTTCAGTTCAGCTTCATCAAGACGCGAAAAACTCTTGAGGTCGCGAATGATATGGCGGATGCGGTTTGAGCCTTCATTGAGGTCAGCGATGATGTTATCAAGGTCACTGACCAAAAAGTCGTATTTAAGCTGCTCTTTTAAATCTTCAAAGGGCTGCTTCTCTTGGGTGGGGATGGCGTCAGCGGCCTCAATCAAGCGTTTGAGTTCGTCGACATATTGTTTGAGATAGGGCAAATTGCCATGGACAAAGTTAATTGGATTATTGAGTTCATGGGCAATTCCAGCCACCAGCCGTCCTAGAGAGGCCATTTTTTCCTGGTGAATGAGCTGTGACTGCATCGTTTTTAGCTCTAGATTTTTGGCATCCAGATTGAGATTTTTGCCCACCAGGTCATGGTTTTTGGCAGACAACTCGCTGACTAGATTGGCATGCTCGATAGCTACCGCCACTTGACCCGCTACCACTTTGGTCAAGACTAGCTCAGTATCAGTAAAGTCTCTATCGACCCCTTGATCAGCCAGGATGACAGCACCTTTGCTCTCCTCACCGTACATCATGGGCTGAATTACCAGAGTTTCAAAACCAAGTTCTTTGAGCTCGGAAGCTATATCTGCAAAAAATGGATCTGTGGCGGGAGATTTAAAAGTAAATGTTTTGATTTTATTGCCACTTTGCGGATCACGCTCATAGCTAGCCCGGCGCGCCAGGATAAAGGCCTGGACTTTGTGGGAGAGGCGCTTTTGAGCAGTGCTTTGAGCCGTACCCGGGATAGTGGCCTCGACATAAAGTGGTGGCTTTGTCTTACCTGTCAGTGCACTACTGGTGGTGAATACTGGAGGCGGACAGAGAATGGCCACTAGATCTGTGGGCACAGCCTGAGAGAGCTGCTCAACAGCAGCGGCGACCACAGTATCTAGCTCCAGAGTGCTGCGCACACCTTTGTTGATAGCATTGATCATGCGCTCCCGTTGCGCCCGTTCTTCGGACTGCGCCATTAGTTTTTCGTTGGCATCGAGTTGCTCTAGCAGTCTCTCATTGCTGCGCCTGGCCACGCGTCCCAGATAATCACAAAACCTGGCCCACAAAAAACTAACACTAGCAAAAAAGAAAGCTCTAGCAAAAATACGCCGCCAGAGTTTGAGCGCAAAGGCACTGGCAAGACCAGGCGCGCTGTCATTTTTGACCAGATAGGGTAAGAGCGGAGCCGACTCCCACATCAAAAGCCCGATATAAAACATCGTCACCAGCGCTGCGACAAAATAAATTCCGCGCTGCCCAAAGGTATAGCTGGAGAGGATAATCGGCAAAAGATAAAGCACATACAGGTCGGATTCAAGACCGTGAGTGCAGTGCACCAGGCCTGTAATACAGAGGATATCAAAAAGCAAAAGTACGCCGTTAAAGACTTGTAGCCTTCTAGCTGATGATTTGAGCCGTTTGACTATAAAGGCAATGCCCACAAAGCTGTAGATACTGACACCAAATATGATGCCGGCAGCATGGGCAAAGTCAAATTCTTCACCAGCAAAGCTATAAATACCAAAACAAAGACAGAGACTGACCAGAGCAAAGGCTATCCTAAAGCGCAGCAGTTGCTCGCTTTTGAGAAAAAGCTCGGATGTGAGCTCGCGGCTCTTGCCTTTGACCTGTTGAGTGGAAGCTCGGGCAATGCTTTGAGTCACTTTGATTTACACGTACTCAGAGGCCCGGCGGTAGACTTCCGCCGCTTCGGCAAAACGCCCCAGCGACTTAAGTGCATTGCCCCAGGCTTCGTAAACGTCGGCATCATAGGGATCTAGCTCGACAGATTTCTCGTATTTTTCGAGGGCCAGCTCTACCAATCCAAGCAAAGCCAGGGTCTTACCCCAGTAGTAAAAGAGCGAATGATCGCCGTCAGTCGTTTCGGCAGCAACTCTAAAGGCTTCGTCTGCTTCCACAAAACGCCCTTGCGACAAATAAATTTGACCAGCTACCACGCGCGCGCTAGCCAGAGTGGGACTCTCAGCAATGACTGACTCAACGGCATCAAGAGCATCATCAAGACGATTTTGCTCACGGTAAGCACGAGCAAGAGAGACTCTTACATCACTATCACGAGGAGATACCGCCAAAATTTTTAAACTCTGCGCTTCAACAAGCTCATATTGAGCCGCTTTGAGCAATTTATCCAGAGCTTCTTTTTGCGGTGAGAGACATTCTGGATCGTACAGTACAGCTTCTTTTAGGTGCAATTGCGCACTGGCCGAATCCCCCATCTGGTCGTAAGCACGAGAGAGATGGAGGTGCGCTAAAGCATAATCCTGCCTCAGTCCAATCGCTTGTTTAAATTTGTCGACTGCCTCTGGATAGCTACCAGAGAGCATCAAAGCACAGCCCAGACCATCTATGGCTTGATAGTTAGCCGGTGCATCTTTGAGTACTTGGGCAAAATAAGAAGCAGCCTGGTCGTAGCTGCCTACACCAAGATAGGCATGGCCAAGCCAAAACTCGTACTGCCCTGGATTTTGCGGAGCGCGCTCCAACATCTTATCGATAGCCAGCTCGCATTGATTGAGCAAGATCAAGGTGACAGCCAGATAAACTCTCAAATCGCGCGACTCTGGCTCTATCAAAAGTGTGCGATCAAAAGCATCAGCAGCCCGTTCGTACTCACCGAGTTCGACACAGACCAGACCAAGATTCATTGTCGGCTCAACACTAGTGGGGTCCATATCGGACGCTTCCATTAGTTTTTCGGAGGCATCTTCTAGCCGGCCGACACGGTAAAGAGCGACACCCCAGTCGTTATAAATAAGGGCCCGCTCGCGTGCATTGAGACCGCGGTGGCCAAGATTGACTGCTTCCTGAAAGAGTTTGACTGCATCGTCTATTTGACCTTGCGATGCCATGGCAGTAGCAGCGTGACGCAAAACTGTGACATTGCGCCCATCCAGTTGCCAAGCCCGCAAAAAGCATTTACCGGCATCCACTTCGTTACCCAGCTGAGCCAGAGCAATACCAAGAGAGACCAGAGGCTCGGGCAGCTCAGGCTCAAGATTGACTGCTGTCTGGAAGTACTGGGCTGCTTCCATGTATTGACCCAGGTCATACATCGAGAGCCCACCCTGTATGTAAGCAGCAGTGAGATTATTATCTATCTTTAGAGCCTGATTAAACTGAGCCAGTGCCCCTTTGACACTGCCCATACCAGAGAGGGCAATGCCCCAGTGCAGGTGCCCAACGGCATAGTTTGCCCGCATTTCGCAGGTTTCTCTAAATTCAGGCATGGCTTCAGCTGGTCTTTCGTCTTTGAGCAAGACCAGTCCGAGCTGATAATGAGCCTCTGGATTATTACTATCAATTGATAGAGAAGTTTTGAGATGGCGCTCAGCTTCAGCTACTTTGCCACTATTAAAAGCCAGGATACCAAGCTGCAGTTGCACACCGGGATCGTTGATGCTGACACTTGAATTCTGCTGGGTGAACTGCAAAAGCCCGGAATAAGCCTCATCCCACTTACCCTGCGAGACGAGATCGGTTACCACTTGTGCATACTGACTCTGCAATTTACGCCCTAACTAATAATCAAAATCAATTTTAACGCCCCGCGCACGCAAGCGGTAGTTAAAAGGCTCATCTAATGAAAAAGACCACAGGGTAAACCACTGCGAAAGGATTCAAATGCGGCCAGCACCGCCACGCATAAAACAAACTGTACAGCCCAAAAGGCTGCCACAACCTGCCACTCAGCCCAGCCCTTCTCGCTCAGTACGGCCTCAAAGTGATGATGCAAAGGCGCCATCCGGAAGACTCTCTTGCCTTCGCCAGGTACTTTTTTGGTAAGTTTGTGCTTGATAATAGCCAGCTTAGACATGGGCTTTTCGGGTGTAAATGGCTTGGTAAGCTTAAAAGTAACCACCTGAATCATGACAGAGACTGCCTCGACTATATAAATCAAAGACAGAGGCACAAACCAGAGAGTAAGCCCACCGCCCAGTACCAGACAAGCCATCAAACCGCCGAT comes from the Candidatus Obscuribacter sp. genome and includes:
- a CDS encoding GHKL domain-containing protein gives rise to the protein MTQSIARASTQQVKGKSRELTSELFLKSEQLLRFRIAFALVSLCLCFGIYSFAGEEFDFAHAAGIIFGVSIYSFVGIAFIVKRLKSSARRLQVFNGVLLLFDILCITGLVHCTHGLESDLYVLYLLPIILSSYTFGQRGIYFVAALVTMFYIGLLMWESAPLLPYLVKNDSAPGLASAFALKLWRRIFARAFFFASVSFLWARFCDYLGRVARRSNERLLEQLDANEKLMAQSEERAQRERMINAINKGVRSTLELDTVVAAAVEQLSQAVPTDLVAILCPPPVFTTSSALTGKTKPPLYVEATIPGTAQSTAQKRLSHKVQAFILARRASYERDPQSGNKIKTFTFKSPATDPFFADIASELKELGFETLVIQPMMYGEESKGAVILADQGVDRDFTDTELVLTKVVAGQVAVAIEHANLVSELSAKNHDLVGKNLNLDAKNLELKTMQSQLIHQEKMASLGRLVAGIAHELNNPINFVHGNLPYLKQYVDELKRLIEAADAIPTQEKQPFEDLKEQLKYDFLVSDLDNIIADLNEGSNRIRHIIRDLKSFSRLDEAELKEASIAEGIESTLKILSQYYGRDKIPVEINFEGVPQVLCYPGQLNQVWMNLLSNAAQAMQNVPNPLLKVQGKAEGSTVLVEISDCGGGIKPEVQSKIFDPFFTTKPVGQGTGLGLSICHSIIERHGGQIWFTSEMGKGTTFFIRVPLTAKRQSDDTEVTH
- a CDS encoding tetratricopeptide repeat protein, whose protein sequence is MVTDLVSQGKWDEAYSGLLQFTQQNSSVSINDPGVQLQLGILAFNSGKVAEAERHLKTSLSIDSNNPEAHYQLGLVLLKDERPAEAMPEFRETCEMRANYAVGHLHWGIALSGMGSVKGALAQFNQALKIDNNLTAAYIQGGLSMYDLGQYMEAAQYFQTAVNLEPELPEPLVSLGIALAQLGNEVDAGKCFLRAWQLDGRNVTVLRHAATAMASQGQIDDAVKLFQEAVNLGHRGLNARERALIYNDWGVALYRVGRLEDASEKLMEASDMDPTSVEPTMNLGLVCVELGEYERAADAFDRTLLIEPESRDLRVYLAVTLILLNQCELAIDKMLERAPQNPGQYEFWLGHAYLGVGSYDQAASYFAQVLKDAPANYQAIDGLGCALMLSGSYPEAVDKFKQAIGLRQDYALAHLHLSRAYDQMGDSASAQLHLKEAVLYDPECLSPQKEALDKLLKAAQYELVEAQSLKILAVSPRDSDVRVSLARAYREQNRLDDALDAVESVIAESPTLASARVVAGQIYLSQGRFVEADEAFRVAAETTDGDHSLFYYWGKTLALLGLVELALEKYEKSVELDPYDADVYEAWGNALKSLGRFAEAAEVYRRASEYV